In Propionimicrobium sp. PCR01-08-3, one DNA window encodes the following:
- a CDS encoding NAD-glutamate dehydrogenase, with protein sequence MNSDARRQPRPNRDQLLREVAQSLAADGVQVAGPERLSEFLRHYFKHADGSALLTRPAPIIARSLLHHAELAWRRLPGESHIGLYTPALEDDGWEAGGHTVLTVVTDDKDWLVDTVTMTVSRLGWAVRELLHPQFNVVRDAEGNLTDVVHRGQGDSSIAEAWLWIELYPPVGSSAADALPELADAINSSLADLGAAVGDHDAMQARLLSAAEEVEALGGEEAEITAQTLRWCADDRLLLLGARDFELADSRLAPLPEGLGILADDDRASASFGAVPADDQLLVITKDSVRSTVLRSSYLDYVAVHLRLPDGRRIERRFLGLFMTTALTEPVARIPVLRGKARQISAAIGYDRASYGGRSVSAAIEAYPRDDLFEASVTELAPIIAKIVEAEDPRRVITQLRPGRWGRFISVLVHMPRERYNTTVRQRIEQLLMSVTGAASSQWSVQVSDTPLASLHVTLKMPDGLPLPAVDEERLAMAVEEVSRSWDDRFLQIAERLDSSQRGVEYPDGYKEQYTPLEAIDDLVSLNQVGGPDDMVQVMYVPTPPENGVDFRVKMFRAGSEMVLSRILPHLSSLGVDVVDERPFDLELRGEQAHVYDFGLRLPGGAERLDGWSHADRGRFTAAVGASYAGLSEADRLNRLVTQTGLDWRQVGLLRAISRYLRQLGTTYSQPYIAETLNKHQQITTMLIELFEAKFSPWAAPDADREQRVNELSERAQEAIDAVQVLDEDRMLRQYLDVIGAMVRTNFFALDDPLGPPDAARGALAIKMEPRQLGFVRGPQPAHEIFVYSPQVEGVHVRYGKVARGGIRWSDRAEDYRTEVMDLAKAQTVKNAIIVPTGAKGGFYPRRLAGLEPAARIAEARASYARFIKALLSVTDNVAGGALQRPDRVVAWDDDDSYLVVAADKGTASFSDMANRISIGQGYWLGDAFASGGSTGYDHKKMGITARGAWISVERHLGELGINPASHDFSCVGIGDMSGDVFGNGMLRSEHIKLVAAFNHRHIFLDPDPDPGISFAERSRLFDAGRSWDAYRPDLISTGGGVYLRTAKSVRITGPAREVLGLDSSVTSLTPSELIRAILCAPVDLMWNGGIGTWVKATGQSHSAADDRTNDAVRVNAGQVRARCVGEGGNLGWTQAARVEYALAGGKINTDFIDNSAGVATSDHEVNIKILLDAAVRSGRLTTDERNILLQQMTDEVADIVLHQNVVQNRALANSLLEAPANAGVHDDLISAMVTQGRLNRAQDGLPSSEQLAARSATGHGLTDPELAMVLTTVKNALCDELLESDLPDDPYLADRLVKYFPAPLRERFADLMTEHPLARQIISTVAVNRFVDSQGMSAAHRLATETGTGSADIVRAQLVARNLMNAGGQETALAGSQVNPATQTLLRVRIRHLIERATRWILQTYRGGIDIEKIVAELKPGVNAVAAELPELITSAEHERYEASVHEMVGRGVDAELAEKLARWSLSAAALPIVRISRKYRRDEAECAQVYFQLSERLGIERALRRSLDLPRVGRWEIMARAAVRDELMSAQAALTGAALTFAGDTLNGADEIVSAWWQENPEAERQQAILDELASGPVDLARMSVAVASLRGLLDK encoded by the coding sequence ATGAACAGCGACGCTCGTCGCCAACCAAGACCAAATCGTGATCAATTGCTGCGCGAGGTGGCGCAGTCTCTTGCCGCCGACGGCGTGCAAGTGGCGGGTCCTGAACGTCTGAGCGAATTCTTGCGGCATTACTTCAAACATGCGGACGGTTCGGCGCTGCTGACCCGGCCCGCTCCGATCATCGCACGCTCGCTTCTCCATCACGCCGAACTTGCCTGGCGCAGACTACCGGGCGAGTCTCACATCGGGCTGTATACCCCCGCTTTGGAGGACGACGGTTGGGAAGCCGGCGGTCACACGGTGCTCACAGTTGTCACCGACGACAAGGACTGGCTGGTCGACACCGTCACAATGACCGTATCGCGGCTGGGCTGGGCGGTTCGTGAACTTCTGCATCCGCAATTTAACGTGGTACGCGACGCCGAGGGAAACCTGACCGACGTCGTGCACCGCGGCCAGGGAGATTCGTCGATCGCCGAGGCCTGGCTGTGGATCGAGCTGTATCCGCCGGTGGGATCGTCGGCCGCCGACGCCCTGCCGGAACTGGCCGACGCCATCAATTCGAGCCTGGCCGACTTGGGGGCCGCGGTCGGCGACCATGACGCGATGCAGGCACGGCTATTGAGCGCCGCCGAAGAGGTCGAAGCGCTGGGTGGCGAGGAGGCGGAGATCACCGCTCAGACGCTGCGCTGGTGCGCCGATGACCGCCTGCTGCTGCTGGGCGCCCGAGACTTCGAGTTGGCAGATTCCCGGCTCGCACCATTGCCCGAAGGGCTGGGCATTCTTGCCGACGACGATCGGGCGTCGGCAAGTTTCGGCGCGGTTCCCGCCGATGATCAATTGCTGGTCATCACCAAGGACTCGGTGCGCTCGACCGTGTTGCGGTCCAGCTATCTCGACTACGTGGCGGTGCATTTGCGGCTGCCCGACGGCCGCCGGATAGAGCGCCGCTTCCTGGGCCTCTTCATGACCACGGCCCTGACCGAACCGGTGGCGCGCATTCCTGTGCTGCGTGGCAAGGCACGACAGATCAGTGCCGCCATCGGCTACGATCGAGCGTCCTATGGTGGACGATCGGTCTCCGCGGCCATCGAGGCGTATCCCCGCGATGACCTCTTCGAGGCGAGCGTCACCGAACTCGCACCGATCATCGCGAAGATTGTGGAGGCCGAGGACCCTCGCCGCGTCATCACCCAGCTGCGCCCCGGCCGGTGGGGCCGGTTCATCTCCGTGCTGGTTCACATGCCGCGCGAACGCTACAACACGACCGTGCGCCAACGCATCGAACAGCTGCTGATGTCGGTGACCGGAGCCGCTTCGTCACAGTGGAGTGTGCAGGTCTCTGATACCCCGCTGGCCAGCCTGCACGTCACCTTGAAGATGCCGGACGGGCTGCCGCTGCCGGCCGTCGACGAGGAACGACTCGCCATGGCGGTGGAGGAGGTGTCTCGCAGCTGGGACGATCGCTTCCTACAGATCGCCGAACGCCTCGACAGCTCGCAGCGCGGTGTCGAATACCCGGATGGCTACAAGGAGCAGTACACGCCGCTGGAGGCCATCGATGATCTGGTCTCGCTCAATCAGGTGGGCGGGCCCGACGACATGGTTCAGGTCATGTATGTGCCGACTCCGCCCGAGAACGGTGTCGATTTCCGCGTCAAGATGTTCCGCGCCGGATCCGAGATGGTGCTCTCGCGGATTCTGCCGCATCTGTCGAGCCTGGGGGTCGACGTCGTGGACGAGCGTCCGTTCGACCTGGAACTGCGTGGTGAACAGGCGCATGTCTATGACTTCGGGTTGAGGCTGCCGGGCGGGGCGGAGCGGCTGGACGGCTGGTCGCACGCCGATCGTGGTCGTTTCACCGCAGCTGTGGGAGCCAGCTACGCCGGCTTGAGCGAGGCGGACCGGCTGAACCGGCTGGTGACCCAGACCGGGCTTGACTGGCGGCAGGTTGGGTTGCTGCGGGCGATCTCGCGTTATCTTCGCCAGCTCGGCACCACTTATTCGCAGCCCTATATCGCGGAGACGCTGAACAAACACCAACAGATCACGACCATGCTGATCGAGCTCTTCGAGGCGAAGTTCTCGCCCTGGGCTGCTCCGGACGCTGACCGGGAGCAGCGGGTGAACGAGCTCAGCGAGCGGGCGCAAGAGGCCATCGACGCCGTCCAGGTGCTGGACGAGGACCGGATGCTGCGGCAATATCTGGATGTCATCGGCGCCATGGTCCGGACGAACTTCTTCGCCTTGGACGACCCGCTCGGCCCGCCTGATGCTGCTCGCGGTGCGCTGGCCATCAAGATGGAGCCCCGGCAGTTGGGATTCGTCCGAGGTCCGCAACCGGCTCATGAGATCTTCGTCTATTCCCCGCAGGTCGAAGGGGTTCATGTCCGGTATGGCAAGGTGGCCCGCGGCGGCATCCGTTGGTCGGATCGCGCGGAGGACTATCGCACCGAGGTGATGGACCTGGCCAAGGCCCAGACCGTGAAGAATGCGATCATCGTGCCGACCGGCGCCAAGGGCGGCTTCTATCCGCGACGCTTGGCAGGGCTGGAACCTGCCGCGAGGATCGCAGAGGCCAGGGCGAGCTACGCCAGGTTCATCAAGGCGTTGCTGAGCGTCACCGACAATGTGGCAGGCGGCGCCCTGCAGCGTCCGGATCGCGTTGTGGCCTGGGATGACGACGATTCCTATCTGGTGGTGGCCGCGGACAAGGGCACGGCCAGCTTCAGCGACATGGCCAACCGGATTTCGATCGGGCAGGGCTATTGGTTGGGCGATGCCTTCGCGTCCGGCGGGTCGACCGGCTACGACCACAAGAAGATGGGCATCACCGCCAGAGGTGCCTGGATATCGGTCGAACGTCACCTCGGCGAACTCGGAATCAATCCCGCGAGCCACGACTTCAGCTGCGTGGGGATCGGCGACATGTCCGGCGACGTCTTCGGCAACGGCATGCTGCGATCCGAGCACATCAAGTTGGTGGCGGCGTTCAACCATCGGCACATCTTTCTCGACCCCGATCCCGATCCCGGGATTTCCTTCGCCGAGCGCTCCCGGTTGTTCGATGCGGGACGCAGTTGGGATGCCTATCGTCCGGACCTCATCAGCACCGGCGGCGGTGTCTACCTGCGCACGGCGAAGTCGGTCCGGATAACCGGACCGGCCCGCGAGGTGCTCGGCCTGGATTCATCGGTGACCTCGTTGACGCCCAGCGAGCTGATCAGGGCGATCCTGTGTGCGCCGGTCGATTTGATGTGGAACGGCGGGATCGGCACCTGGGTGAAGGCCACCGGGCAGTCGCACAGCGCGGCCGATGACCGGACCAATGATGCCGTGCGAGTCAACGCGGGCCAGGTTCGCGCCCGTTGTGTCGGCGAGGGCGGCAACCTGGGCTGGACGCAGGCCGCCCGTGTCGAATACGCCTTGGCCGGCGGCAAGATCAATACCGATTTCATCGACAATTCCGCCGGTGTCGCGACTTCCGATCACGAGGTCAATATCAAAATCCTGCTGGACGCGGCGGTCCGCAGCGGCAGGTTGACGACTGACGAGCGCAACATCTTGCTTCAGCAGATGACCGATGAAGTTGCCGACATCGTTCTGCACCAAAATGTGGTGCAGAACAGGGCCTTGGCGAATTCGCTGCTGGAAGCACCGGCCAACGCGGGCGTCCATGATGACCTCATCTCGGCAATGGTGACGCAAGGCAGACTGAACCGGGCCCAGGACGGATTGCCCTCCAGCGAGCAGCTTGCCGCCCGGTCAGCCACCGGTCATGGATTGACCGATCCGGAACTCGCAATGGTGTTGACCACGGTGAAGAACGCGCTGTGCGACGAGCTGCTGGAAAGTGACCTGCCGGACGATCCCTATCTGGCTGACCGCCTGGTCAAGTACTTCCCGGCGCCCTTGCGGGAGCGATTCGCGGATCTGATGACCGAGCATCCGCTGGCCCGCCAGATCATCAGCACCGTCGCGGTCAATCGATTTGTCGATTCGCAGGGCATGAGTGCCGCGCACCGGCTGGCGACCGAGACCGGGACCGGATCCGCAGATATCGTGCGTGCCCAATTGGTGGCTCGCAATCTGATGAACGCCGGCGGGCAGGAGACCGCACTGGCGGGCTCCCAGGTGAATCCCGCGACCCAGACGCTGCTCAGGGTGCGTATCAGGCATCTCATCGAGCGCGCCACCAGGTGGATTCTGCAGACCTATCGCGGCGGCATCGATATCGAGAAGATCGTGGCCGAGCTGAAACCTGGCGTGAATGCGGTGGCCGCCGAGCTGCCCGAACTCATCACCAGCGCAGAACACGAACGCTACGAGGCAAGCGTGCACGAGATGGTGGGCCGCGGCGTCGACGCCGAACTGGCCGAGAAACTGGCGCGATGGTCGCTATCGGCGGCGGCCTTGCCGATCGTGCGGATATCTCGCAAATATCGGCGTGACGAGGCCGAATGCGCCCAGGTCTATTTCCAGCTGAGTGAGCGTCTGGGGATCGAGCGGGCGTTGCGGCGTTCGCTCGACCTGCCGCGGGTCGGCCGCTGGGAGATCATGGCCAGGGCAGCGGTGCGCGACGAGTTGATGAGTGCCCAGGCGGCGCTCACCGGGGCCGCGCTGACATTCGCCGGCGATACGCTGAACGGTGCCGATGAGATCGTGTCCGCCTGGTGGCAGGAAAACCCCGAGGCCGAACGCCAGCAGGCAATACTGGACGAGCTTGCCTCGGGCCCGGTGGATTTGGCCCGGATGTCGGTAGCGGTCGCCTCGCTGCGTGGCCTGCTCGACAAATAG
- a CDS encoding PHP domain-containing protein, whose translation MRIDLHTHSWVSDGTDSPTRLVLNAQRAGLDVVALTDHDTLAGLDEAREAGRRIGVRVVPGVELSARLHGGDVHLLGYGPRRDNEEFNAELNRLRSGRRDRLPKMLAKLADLGMPLTVEDVRAQVKDAETSLGRPHVADAMVAKGYVANRDEAFAKYLDSSAPAYVSRPTIELAAGIDLLHRAGAAAVIAHPGIRGMDDYLTGDDVKQMAIEHGLDGIEVDYPLHDAETRELYHRLGERLGLVRTGSSDYHGAGKIDHDLGCETTRESALRALYARIRSHGGVTE comes from the coding sequence ATGCGGATCGACCTGCATACGCACTCATGGGTTTCGGACGGCACCGACAGCCCCACCAGGCTGGTGCTGAATGCACAGCGTGCCGGGCTTGATGTGGTCGCCCTCACCGATCACGACACCTTGGCAGGACTGGACGAGGCCAGAGAAGCCGGACGCAGGATCGGCGTGCGGGTGGTGCCGGGCGTCGAATTGAGTGCGAGGCTGCACGGCGGGGACGTCCATCTGCTCGGATACGGGCCACGTCGCGATAACGAAGAGTTCAACGCCGAGCTGAACAGGCTGCGATCCGGACGCCGGGATCGGTTGCCGAAGATGTTGGCCAAACTGGCGGATCTGGGCATGCCGCTCACCGTCGAAGACGTCCGGGCGCAGGTGAAGGACGCGGAGACGTCGCTGGGGCGTCCACATGTGGCGGACGCGATGGTGGCGAAGGGGTACGTGGCGAACCGCGACGAGGCCTTCGCGAAGTATCTTGACAGCAGTGCACCGGCCTATGTTTCTCGTCCGACCATCGAGCTGGCCGCCGGCATCGATCTGCTGCACCGGGCAGGTGCGGCTGCGGTGATCGCGCATCCGGGTATTCGCGGCATGGACGATTATCTGACCGGCGACGACGTGAAACAGATGGCCATCGAACACGGCCTGGACGGGATCGAAGTGGACTATCCGCTGCATGATGCGGAAACCCGTGAGCTTTATCACCGGCTGGGGGAGCGTCTCGGACTGGTACGGACCGGATCGAGCGACTATCACGGCGCGGGGAAGATCGACCACGACCTGGGTTGTGAGACGACGCGAGAATCTGCCCTGCGCGCGTTGTATGCCAGGATCAGGAGTCACGGGGGAGTGACGGAATAG
- the trpS gene encoding tryptophan--tRNA ligase, producing MTSGDLPTSSAESGDGLASSVDGSLRASLRRSEHIEADLEIHPERYRMLTGDRPTGKLHLGHYFGSLSNRVRLQNLGLDSWVLIADYQVIYDRDGVGDLKANVYSAIADYLAAGIDPARSTIFAHSAVASLNQLLLPFLSLVTDSELRRNPTVKDELANSDRPMSGLMLTFPVHQAADIMFCKANVVPVGKDQLPHLELTRLIAKRFDERYGRANPDQQVFPLADALLSPAPNILGLDGTKMSKSRGNVIEIGMSAEQTAKLIKKAKTDSDRHISYDPENRPEVSNLLLLAALATGGDPARIADEIGDGGGGGLKKLVTEAINEHLAPVRARRTELMADPGYLEQVLHAGNEKATQVADQTLSEVRKAMQMDY from the coding sequence ATGACCTCAGGTGATCTGCCCACAAGTTCGGCGGAATCTGGTGATGGCCTCGCGTCGTCCGTCGATGGATCGCTTCGGGCCAGCCTGCGGCGAAGCGAACACATCGAGGCGGATCTCGAGATCCATCCCGAGCGTTACCGGATGCTCACCGGAGATCGTCCGACCGGCAAATTGCATCTCGGACACTACTTCGGGTCTCTGAGCAACCGCGTCCGGCTACAAAACCTCGGCCTCGATTCATGGGTTCTGATCGCCGACTATCAGGTGATCTATGACCGTGATGGCGTAGGCGACCTGAAAGCCAATGTCTACTCGGCTATCGCCGACTATCTGGCTGCGGGCATCGACCCGGCGCGGTCCACCATCTTCGCTCACTCCGCGGTGGCCTCCCTGAACCAGCTCTTGCTTCCGTTCCTCTCATTGGTGACCGATTCCGAGCTACGCCGTAACCCCACCGTCAAGGACGAGCTGGCGAACTCGGATCGTCCGATGAGTGGGCTGATGCTGACCTTCCCGGTGCACCAGGCTGCCGACATCATGTTCTGCAAGGCAAACGTGGTGCCGGTCGGAAAGGACCAGCTGCCCCACCTGGAACTGACCCGATTGATCGCCAAACGTTTCGATGAGCGCTATGGGCGGGCGAATCCCGATCAGCAGGTGTTCCCCCTCGCGGACGCTTTGTTGTCGCCGGCGCCGAACATTCTCGGCCTGGACGGTACCAAGATGAGCAAGTCGCGCGGAAACGTGATCGAGATCGGGATGAGCGCCGAACAGACTGCCAAACTGATCAAGAAGGCCAAGACCGACTCCGATCGGCACATCAGCTATGACCCGGAGAATCGCCCCGAGGTGTCGAATCTGTTGTTGCTGGCGGCACTGGCGACCGGCGGCGATCCCGCCCGGATCGCGGACGAGATCGGCGACGGTGGTGGCGGTGGCTTGAAGAAGCTGGTCACCGAGGCCATCAACGAGCACCTGGCCCCGGTCCGGGCGCGCCGCACCGAACTGATGGCCGACCCAGGCTATCTGGAACAGGTGCTGCATGCCGGAAACGAGAAGGCGACCCAGGTTGCCGACCAGACCCTGTCCGAAGTCCGCAAAGCCATGCAGATGGACTACTGA
- a CDS encoding SDR family oxidoreductase — MTFDFTDKRVLVTGGGVGIGLGIVKSFAELGARVAFTWNSHRPDDALLDEIAGAGGRRPLAVQLDATDEDQVNAVVTEVAERLGGLDVLVNNAGGMVQRSSVEDMSLDLWRTVLDVNLTSAFLVTRAALKHLTDGSSVVNIASLAGENGGGDGASVYGASKAAMIGLTKAWAKEFAPRQIRVNAVAPGLILDTPFHELFNTAEGRAAAIQGIALKKPGYPADVAGPVVFLANPQASGFVSGATIDINGAAYFS, encoded by the coding sequence ATGACATTCGATTTCACTGACAAGCGTGTTCTCGTTACCGGTGGCGGCGTCGGCATCGGGCTGGGGATCGTGAAGAGCTTCGCCGAACTCGGCGCTCGGGTCGCGTTCACCTGGAACAGTCACCGGCCGGACGACGCGCTCCTCGACGAGATCGCCGGGGCGGGCGGACGCCGTCCGTTGGCGGTTCAGCTGGACGCCACCGATGAGGACCAGGTCAACGCCGTGGTCACCGAGGTCGCCGAGAGACTCGGCGGCCTGGATGTGCTGGTGAACAATGCGGGCGGCATGGTGCAACGCTCCAGCGTCGAAGATATGTCGCTCGACCTGTGGCGCACCGTGCTCGACGTCAACCTGACCAGTGCTTTCCTGGTGACCCGCGCAGCACTCAAGCACCTGACCGATGGCTCGTCGGTCGTCAACATCGCGTCCCTGGCAGGTGAGAACGGCGGAGGCGACGGGGCGTCGGTTTACGGTGCGTCGAAGGCCGCCATGATCGGGTTGACCAAGGCCTGGGCCAAGGAGTTTGCACCCCGGCAGATCCGCGTGAACGCCGTCGCTCCGGGGCTGATTCTCGACACGCCGTTCCACGAACTGTTCAACACTGCCGAAGGACGCGCCGCAGCCATCCAGGGCATCGCCCTGAAGAAGCCCGGCTATCCCGCCGATGTCGCGGGGCCGGTCGTCTTCCTGGCGAATCCACAGGCGTCCGGATTCGTCTCCGGTGCCACCATCGACATCAACGGTGCCGCCTACTTCAGCTGA
- a CDS encoding DEAD/DEAH box helicase produces MEADPRDSYMTDTDIIADNAAPTTFAELGIAAPIVEALADEGITHPFPIQELAIPIALTGADLIGQARTGTGKTLAFGTPLLQRLTLPDSDNFEDFEFYGKPQALVMAPTRELALQVSSDLVTAARVLGARILTIYGGVSYDEQLETLRSGVDVVVGTPGRLLDLAHRRSLDLSHVQIMVLDEADEMLDLGFLPDVEKLTSMTPQSRQTLMFSATMPSQIVALARTHLNHPVHVRAEGQDAQATVPDTTQFVYQAHELDKPEIIGKLLQAPNVGKVMVFTRTKRAAQRLADELEDRGFDAAAIHGDLSQDRRERTLKKFRKDKIKVLVATDVAARGIDVEGVTHVINYEVPDDAKQYVHRIGRTGRAGHSGVAITLVDWSDVTMWKVINKALGLDFTDLQETYSTTPQLLADLQIPEGIKGRLPGAKPKERPDHSHRDGHGKGAKHGKKHDRERHDDHHRDGNKKSDDKKSDRPHRKRVRRRNGEVVQRDAES; encoded by the coding sequence ATGGAGGCGGACCCGAGAGACAGCTATATGACTGACACTGACATCATTGCCGACAACGCAGCACCCACCACGTTCGCAGAGCTGGGCATCGCCGCTCCGATCGTCGAGGCCCTGGCGGATGAAGGCATCACTCACCCCTTCCCCATTCAAGAATTGGCCATTCCGATCGCGCTCACCGGCGCCGACCTCATCGGACAGGCCCGCACCGGCACCGGCAAGACGCTCGCCTTCGGCACCCCCTTGCTCCAGCGCCTGACCTTGCCGGATAGCGACAACTTCGAAGATTTCGAGTTTTATGGCAAGCCACAGGCACTGGTCATGGCGCCGACCCGCGAGTTGGCCCTGCAGGTGAGTTCTGACCTTGTCACAGCGGCCCGAGTGCTGGGAGCACGCATCCTCACCATCTACGGCGGCGTCAGCTATGACGAGCAGCTGGAGACGCTGCGCTCCGGAGTCGACGTGGTGGTCGGCACCCCCGGACGCCTGCTCGATCTGGCTCACCGGCGCAGCCTCGATCTGTCTCATGTGCAGATCATGGTCTTGGACGAGGCGGACGAGATGCTCGACCTGGGTTTCCTTCCCGATGTCGAGAAGCTCACCTCTATGACCCCGCAGTCGCGGCAGACGCTGATGTTCAGCGCCACGATGCCCTCCCAGATCGTCGCTCTCGCGCGCACCCATCTGAACCACCCCGTGCATGTGCGTGCCGAGGGGCAGGACGCCCAGGCGACGGTTCCCGACACCACTCAATTCGTCTACCAGGCGCATGAGCTCGACAAGCCGGAAATCATCGGCAAGCTCCTCCAGGCACCGAATGTCGGCAAGGTGATGGTGTTCACCCGAACGAAACGCGCAGCCCAGCGGCTCGCCGATGAATTGGAAGATCGAGGATTCGATGCTGCCGCGATTCATGGGGATCTCAGTCAGGATCGTCGCGAGCGCACGCTGAAGAAGTTCCGCAAGGACAAGATCAAGGTCTTGGTTGCCACCGATGTGGCGGCTCGCGGCATTGACGTCGAGGGCGTCACCCACGTGATCAACTACGAGGTTCCCGACGATGCGAAGCAGTACGTCCACCGCATCGGACGCACCGGCCGTGCCGGGCATTCCGGAGTCGCGATCACCCTGGTCGACTGGTCGGATGTGACCATGTGGAAGGTGATCAACAAGGCGTTGGGCCTCGATTTCACTGATCTCCAGGAAACCTATTCGACGACTCCCCAGTTGCTTGCCGATCTGCAGATTCCCGAAGGCATCAAAGGACGCCTGCCCGGCGCCAAGCCCAAGGAGCGCCCCGATCACTCCCACCGCGATGGCCACGGCAAGGGAGCCAAGCACGGCAAAAAGCACGACCGTGAACGCCACGACGACCACCACCGCGACGGCAACAAGAAGTCGGACGACAAGAAGTCCGACAGGCCGCACCGCAAGCGGGTCCGCCGCCGCAATGGCGAGGTCGTGCAACGTGATGCAGAATCGTGA
- a CDS encoding ferritin-like fold-containing protein, with product MSTEIASEPCTALLAWLGYQNLWVAESSIVRSGSQTELADRLTVARLSADALDRCLQACDAIPGGQSAAAEKMAPIVSPVDEFWAVTKPRVQVEQRLRLMVLASVELELVQRLEDRLPEPAKSVLTSEAGLWRTIDDGGSQVADAINGHTRSADELSLYGRRLLGEVVVMAQRLLVRQPDLRIVLAGESDDELSISTAVLDEVLQSTAARLTQLGLSV from the coding sequence GTGAGCACCGAGATCGCATCCGAACCCTGTACCGCACTGCTGGCCTGGTTGGGCTACCAGAACTTGTGGGTGGCCGAGTCGTCCATCGTGCGATCCGGTAGCCAAACCGAGCTGGCCGATCGTTTGACGGTCGCCCGGCTCAGCGCGGACGCGCTGGACCGATGCTTGCAGGCTTGCGATGCGATACCCGGAGGCCAGAGCGCTGCCGCGGAGAAGATGGCCCCGATCGTCAGCCCGGTCGACGAGTTCTGGGCCGTAACGAAGCCGCGCGTCCAGGTGGAGCAGCGGCTGCGGCTGATGGTGCTGGCGAGCGTTGAACTGGAGCTGGTGCAGCGCCTGGAAGATCGGCTACCAGAACCGGCGAAAAGTGTGCTCACCAGCGAGGCGGGCCTGTGGCGGACCATCGACGATGGTGGTTCGCAGGTGGCCGATGCGATAAACGGCCATACGCGCAGCGCAGACGAACTGTCACTGTATGGACGGCGTCTGCTGGGGGAGGTTGTGGTGATGGCTCAGCGTCTCCTGGTCCGTCAGCCTGATCTGAGGATCGTGCTGGCCGGTGAGAGCGACGATGAACTGTCGATTTCGACCGCTGTGCTCGACGAGGTCTTGCAGTCCACCGCGGCCCGGCTGACCCAGTTGGGATTGTCCGTGTAA
- a CDS encoding DUF3107 domain-containing protein → MEIKIGVRDIGRELNVETDQSADEIEKNLREAGDDGLLVIDATQGRRVLLPAANIGYIELGQEHARPVGFGFPGQQL, encoded by the coding sequence GTGGAGATCAAAATTGGCGTCCGCGATATCGGACGCGAGCTGAATGTCGAGACCGATCAGTCGGCTGACGAGATCGAGAAGAATCTGCGCGAGGCCGGCGACGATGGTCTGCTGGTCATCGACGCGACCCAGGGCCGGCGTGTGCTGTTGCCCGCTGCCAATATCGGCTATATCGAGCTGGGCCAAGAACATGCCCGCCCGGTCGGCTTCGGTTTCCCCGGCCAGCAGCTCTGA
- a CDS encoding cold-shock protein, which translates to MAQGTVKWFNAEKGYGFIAVDGSNDDVFVHYSAIDAAGFRSLEEGQKVEFEITQGPKGQQADAVHIIG; encoded by the coding sequence ATGGCGCAGGGAACCGTCAAATGGTTCAATGCCGAGAAGGGCTACGGCTTCATTGCCGTAGACGGATCGAATGACGACGTCTTCGTTCACTACTCGGCCATCGACGCGGCGGGCTTCCGTTCGCTGGAAGAGGGCCAGAAGGTCGAATTCGAAATCACGCAGGGGCCCAAGGGTCAGCAGGCCGACGCTGTTCACATCATCGGCTGA